CTGGCCTAGCCGCCcagcggcatgtggaatcctcccagaccagggatgtaATCCGCGTccactgcactggcaggcggactccaaccactggaccaacaaggAAGtcccccatggaattctcttatCATTTGATTTTCAATGAATCTAGTTTAGCTTGTTATAAATAAGCTGCAGGTCAgcatgatgataatgataatgataaattCATAAACAATTCACTTTTATTCTTtaaagtatacatttttttttctgagtcacAAACAGGTATTTCCACAGCAAGCACATTTATAGATGGGACAGTGAAACTGATCAGCCCATAATATGCTTAGCTCCTGATTTAAAGAGTAAACCAAATTAACAGTATTGTGTCTGTTTTCAGGAACCAGAAAACCCAGATCACTCTTGGGGCTCACTCAATAACCAAGAAAGAGCCTGAAAAACAGATCAGGTTCATTAAGAAAGAGTTTCCCTATCCGTGCTATGACCAGGACACACATGAAGGCGATCTTAAGCTTCTAAAGGTACAAACCTTTGATTATACTTTTGACTGATTCAAAAGTCATAGAAGCTCCTACAGTCTGGCTTCTGATATGGAAATCTTTCTCAGTGGCCTGATAACTGTATAAGGGGGTCCCTGGCGGTTGGGCtagaacttaaatttaaaaagtgacattTTTATTATCTTGTTCTGTTAACTCTTTTTGCTTGCCTTCCAACAGCTGAACAAAAAAGCAACACTTAATAAAAACGTGGCTATCCTTCAGCTCCCAAAAGTGGGCAGTGATGTGAAACCAGGAACTGCGTGTCGAGTTGCAGGGTGGGGAAAGTTTCACAATAATTCCCCTCGGTCCGATATTTTGAGAGAAGTCAATGTCACTATCATAGACAGAAAAATCTGCAATGATCAGTCACACTATAATTATAAACCTGTGATTGGACTGAATATGATTTGTGCTGGAAGCCTCCAAGGTGGAAAAGACTC
The Muntiacus reevesi chromosome 14, mMunRee1.1, whole genome shotgun sequence DNA segment above includes these coding regions:
- the LOC136146502 gene encoding granzyme A-like, translated to MRNSSTFLAATLSIVAFLLIPEDLCEKIIGGNEVTPHSRPYMVLLKGENICAGALIAKDWVLTAAHCHLNQKTQITLGAHSITKKEPEKQIRFIKKEFPYPCYDQDTHEGDLKLLKLNKKATLNKNVAILQLPKVGSDVKPGTACRVAGWGKFHNNSPRSDILREVNVTIIDRKICNDQSHYNYKPVIGLNMICAGSLQGGKDSCEGDSGSPLICEGTLRGITAFGMQGKCGDPRGPGVYILLSKKHLNWIVKTMKQVV